The genomic stretch CTGACTACTGTTGAAATATGTCAAAGGATGATTCTGATGCTGTGTACAAGAGACAAGCCAAAAAGCACCATGTAGATACTGAATATCTGTTGTCTTAAGTGATGGTTTAGGTGATGTTTCAGTTTGTAATTTCCTAATACATTTAGTTTCAGTAAGTCATGAGACTTCTTTTGTTTAACCCTTGCCATGGTAGCACTTGGACACTTCAGATATAAGTATTCTTTCAAACGCTAGATTTATATACATAATAAAACTTTGTCATCTTGGAAACATTAGCCAGtcagttttatcatttgttttccagTTCATCTTATCAAAGTGTTCAAGATTTAGCCAATTTTATCTCAATTTCCAAAGATTTGTATACCAGTGTAATTAGTTGGAGTAAACAATGTTGTAGTTTCTCaactttaatatttcatttcctCAGGTAAtttagtattgttttttttacgctagaacaggggtgtcaaactcattttagttcaggggccatatGCAGTCCAATTTGATCTGGGGccacaccagtaaaatcatgacatactaacctataaataactacaactccaattttttccctttgttttactgcaaaaaagtacaattctgaaaatgttcagattgAATGCAGTATCTTTtagaaaacattatgaacaacctgaaacctcttaagaaaaataaatgcattttcaacaatattatgcctgagtttatcatttacacatttggaTTAGACCTTACAGATCGCAGTGTGtttacaaaggcacaaaacattcagtcacaggtatttgaaattgaacaaaaaagaagatctagaaattattttaaatgtagagttttacaaatttacaatttccAGTTAATCTCCTCTGTGGTTTTTACACTTCACAAAGTCATCCCAacgaccggattggaccctctggcgggctgcttttggcccacgggccaatgTTCGACACACCTGCTCTAGAATCTTAACTACAGTATTTTAACTTCTCAAGTTTATGTAATAAAAATACTCGAGTCTTTACCTTGATGTTTCAACTTTAGTAAATTTGCACTGCAAATCGTGAAACACTTTGGCTCAGCAGCTGTTGCTTTCGACAGGCTGTATAAATAACCATAACTTGACCTTCAAGGgaaatttattttgtaatttgtatTGTAATGAATATATACTGATCTTAAGTGTCCTCTAAGTTGATTTTAATCCATTTAATGCATCATTATCTAAATTATTAAATCACTATCTAAATCTAAAACATTTGCTGTTTCTACAGTCCTGCATCACAAGCTTTAACTGACTTTCCAGAATGAAACAGTGTAGCAACTACCAACCGAGTTTTATTGGTTTGTTGATAACAATCATTACACAGGTACATctataaacaaaaagaaactgcaCATTTGTACTTGATACAGATACCTAAAACCCACATGAATATTGCTACTGCTGGTATGCATTTGacatttcaaataaatgtaCAGTTTGTCTATCAGCCTTTAAGAAGCCAGtctcaacagttttttttaatggttacaTATCTCATTAGCTTGGCTAAGAAAACAAAGTCCATTTTTACCATCCTTACAATGTACCATTACACACTGCATATAGAAAGATTGAAAACCCTTTTCACAGCAGCTATACAAATTTATTGCAATGCTATCACAGAACAGAGACACAACCAACACACGCGATGCACAGTTCTGAAAGGGAGAGCTCCAGTACTAGGGATTTTAGGTTTATTGATCAGATTTGTTAAGAAAACTGCATGAGTACAAGAGTTAACAAATAGGAACAAAGCTTACAAACATTCTAAAACACTGTTTTTCattataaacaataaaacaatgagtTGCCCTGTGACTTTGCCCGTCCCCACCCCAGCACAGATTACACACACTGTCCCTTATAAAGCATATGGAATGTAATCCACGCAGGCAAGTTCTTCCGGTTGTTGCCCCAGCTCCTGTGAACGTCATGCTTGCGTGTTGACACAGTAACCTGTCCCCTTCCCTCCCCTCCTtcacatttaaaactgaaattaaatccACTGACAGTAATGACAATGACCGCAAATTTCATGGCGATGCAAAACTGTGGGATGTGATGAACTTCCCGTCTCcaaattgactttttttctttcattaaaaaaaagtgttctcTACAATCAAACTACTAAAAAACCTGTATTTAGAAAATAGTTGATAAAAATATTCCCctgaattgtacaagaaaagaGGTACAGGGAGCACTGGTAAAAGATGTGGCTGGAGATATGTTATTCTGCTGCCTCATCCTTTTGTTCAGCTCCGTCTGTAGCAGGTGCCTGGAAGACAAAATTTGTGTCAGACTTTCAGAGTTCCTCCAAGACAATGAATTTCATgtttaaacaaaatgacaacattctTACCTCTTCCTCAGCTTTGGCTTCGCCATTCTCAGCAGGGGCCTCTGGCGCTTTCTCCTCAGGCTTAGCCTTCTCCACCTCCTTATCTTTCTTCGGCTTAGCAGGTCCCTtctgcaaacagaaaaatgaaccacatcAGCAACTAACAATCATCAGTTCAGACATGTGAGCCTAATCAGAAGTAATCAAAACAAGGCCCTACCTTTGGCTTAGGTTTGCCCTCTGCCTTTGCAGGTGCAGGTCTCTGTGAAGTGAGAAAACACTGTCAGCACGAAGAATGCAGTGAACAGCATGCATTTTATCTGTGTTAGGATGGGCTTTGCAGTACTTACATCTTTCAACCTGAGAGATCTCCTCTTGGGCTGCagagacagagcagacaggGTGATTACTTTTAATATTAAGCCTCACCCAATGGCTCTGACTGATGGTGTGTTACTGACCCCTGGTGGGTGTGCACACCAACTgctcattatttttaaacacaTATCCCAAACAAAAGTATGTAGTTCTGATAATTACTTACTTCTGACTCACCTCCTGCATTTGCCTgcggagacaaaaaaaacaacagagaaaatcaaggtgaagaaaactgtctgAATTGTGGATGCAATTGGTGGTGGGAGTGGGGCAGGGGCTTAAGTATTAGTTATGTAACTCAAAAGTGGGCGTTTCCAGACAGAATATTACCCTATGGCTGCACACCAAGCTTCATATATGATTTATCTGAAACCAGGCAATGTGACTGGATGAGATATGATCTTAAATCTCATACAATGGAGTTTAAAGCCAGGACAAAATATCAGTGCATTTAAACAATAAAGATCAGCAGGTTTGTTTACAGTTGTACTGTGCAACACGTCACTATTGCTCCTGGAGAAACTACATTTGCAGGCGCAAGAGTAACGAACAAGCGGAGAGTAGCCTTTGACACGCCGGACTACAAAAGTGGGAGTGTGACGGGTAATATGAGAGCATAATGTAGTTTAAACGGCGTCACGTGGTGGTGCTCTCCCTGCTCTGGTAGTGATTTGCCTACTGTAGAACTCCGGTGGAGGAGGGGGCGGACTCCGCCTCCTCACGACACATCCATTCATTGGTAATAAATGGGATTGCCAGTGTCCGGAGAAAACCGAGCAAGCGTTCTCAGTGTTCCCGCCATGAATTTGAAAAGAGTCACTCCGAGATGCTCAGCGACTCTGTCGGTCTGCTAGCAGAATCTACTAGAACCCCCAGCAACAGGAGCAGCGCTGTGCTGACGG from Amphiprion ocellaris isolate individual 3 ecotype Okinawa chromosome 14, ASM2253959v1, whole genome shotgun sequence encodes the following:
- the hmgn1b gene encoding non-histone chromosomal protein HMG-like, which codes for MPKRSKANAGGESEPKRRSLRLKDRPAPAKAEGKPKPKKGPAKPKKDKEVEKAKPEEKAPEAPAENGEAKAEEEAPATDGAEQKDEAAE